One Oryza brachyantha chromosome 3, ObraRS2, whole genome shotgun sequence DNA segment encodes these proteins:
- the LOC102721435 gene encoding uncharacterized protein LOC102721435: protein MATMPLTSSPPRLLHRHSQARPQPRSATRVPILPRRAAAAARRLYCAPGAGGGGGEVSAPPPPAPAAEQQEQAPKEEEEYTLLAVTGSDFNEVIMIIDSPATRYLLLDTNRNVHSVLPKTGVWTNSYWDEFVSLPAVVPRGPVALLGLGAGTAAHLMLKFYPWLQLVGWEIDPKIIELSRDYFGMSDLEKATELGGSLSVRIGDALSPSATIEGGFAGIVVDLFADGKIIPQLQEVETWLQISKKLMPDGRIIVNCGGADAAVSLADDTGRSSWVQNPTIKALCTAFPGQLNWKRLSEKESVNYVALTGPLPDLDEWSTSVPSELSTKVKQWVPCELA, encoded by the exons ATGGCCACCATGCCGCTAACCTCCTCcccgcctcgcctcctccaccgccactCCCAAGCCAGGCCCCAGCCCCGCTCCGCCACGCGCGTTCCCATCCTCCCTCGACGggcagcggccgcggcgcggcggctgtACTGcgcccccggcgccggcggcggcggcggcgaagtctCGGCCCCTCCACCTCCAGCCCCTGCCGCCGAGCAGCAGGAGCAAGCgccgaaggaggaggaggagtacacgctcctcgccgtcaccggcaGCGACTTCAACGAGGTCATCATGATCATCGATTCGCCCGCCACCCGCTACCTCCTCCTCGACACCAACC GGAATGTTCACAGCGTCCTCCCCAAGACCGGCGTCTGGACCAACTCGTATTGG GATGAGTTCGTGAGCCTACCAGCTGTTGTTCCACGTGGTCCTGTTGCTCTTCTAGGTTTG GGTGCTGGGACTGCAGCACATCTGATGCTAAAGTTTTATCCTTGGTTGCAACTTGTCGGATGGGAGATTGATCCTAAG ATAATTGAACTGTCAAGGGATTATTTTGGTATGTCTGATTTAGAAAAGGCAACAGAATTAGGTGGTTCACTTTCTGTGCGCATTGGTGATGCACTTTCTCCATCAGCTACAATTGAAGGAGGATTTGCTG GTATTGTTGTAGATTTGTTTGCTGATGGGAAGATCATACCTCAGCTGCAAGAA GTTGAAACTTGGTTGCAAATCTCGAAAAAGCTAATGCCAGATGGCCGGATCATTGTTAACTGTGGTGGAGCTGATGCTGCTGTATCTCTTGCTGACGATACAGGCCGTTCGTCCTGGGTTCAGAATCCCACAATTAAGGCACTCTGTACTGCATTTCCTGGGCAG CTAAACTGGAAGCGACTATCAGAGAAAGAGAGTGTAAATTACGTTGCATTGACGGGTCCTCTTCCAGACTTGGATGAGTGGTCTACCTCAGTTCCTAGTGAGTTGAGCACAAAAGTGAAACAGTGGGTACCTTGCGAACTTGCGTGA
- the LOC102721150 gene encoding C-terminal binding protein AN has product MSRSAASGGGGQPLVVSLNCLDDPSLEQEGLAGVAGVEHVPLSAVASGRVEAAAAVLLPSLAFLPRAAQRRLRPWQLLLCLGSPDRAADAALAAELGLRLVHVDANRAEEVADTVMALFLGLLRRTHLLSRHASSAPAAVAAGWLGSVQPMCRGMRRCRGLVLGIIGRSAAARCLATRSLAFRMDVLYFDPRYTANGKAKRPSIVFPSAARRMDTINDLLAASDLVSLHCTLTNDTVHILNADCLQHVKPGAFIVNTGSCQLIDDCALKQLLIDGTIAGCALDGAEGPQWMEAWVREMPNVLILPRSADYSEEVWMEIREKAVTILQSFFFDGAVPSSAISDEDEGISEAGNEDDQLEEKVSSSQAFDLEQQTDESQLKMEYEKRRAISQHKEPQTSGRSQHIVSRSEGRHSRSGKKGKKRPARRRSQQKTDELSTVESGSNYSSRRDDDTAMSGRDQVLSSSSRFASPEDSKYKQKSPAKSPMEITSEKKLPAVPRRKYPDTLKDGFVVALRTKDNSGFHVARQRLAGGGGWILDIVSNATNRDPAAQFLVTFKNEDTMGLRSFVAGGKLLQINRRMEFVFASHTFDVWESWMLEGSLLEGCKLINCRNSSAVLDVCIEILAAASEEDGVTRWLD; this is encoded by the exons ATGTCCCGCTCGGcggcctccggcggcggggggcagCCACTGGTGGTGTCGCTGAACTGCCTCGACGACCCCTCGCTGGAGCAGGAGGGGCTGGCCGGCGTGGCGGGGGTGGAGCACGTCCCGctctccgccgtcgcctccgggcgcgtggaggccgccgccgcggtgctcCTGCCCTCCCTCGCCttcctcccgcgcgccgcgcaGCGGCGCCTCCGCCCCTGGCAGCTCCTGCTCTGCCTCGGGTCACCcgaccgcgccgccgacgccgccctgGCCGCGGAGCTGGGGCTCCGCCTGGTCCACGTCGACGCCAACCGAgcggaggaggtggccgaCACGGTCATGGCGCTTTTCCTCGGGCTGCTCCGCCGGACACACCTGCTCTCGCGGCACGCCTCGTCGGccccggctgccgtcgccgcgggGTGGCTAGGCTCCGTCCAGCCGATGTGTCGAGGCATGAGGCGCTGCCGCGGCCTCGTGCTCGGCATCATTGGTcgatccgccgccgcgcgctgccTCGCCACTCGCAGCCTCGCCTTCCGGATGGATGTCCTCTACTTCGATCCGCGCTATACG GCCAATGGAAAAGCAAAGCGGCCTTCCATTGTATTTCCTTCTGCCGCCAGGAGAATGGATACTATCAATGATTTATTGGCAGCAAGTGACCTTGTTTCACTGCATTGCACATTAACAAATGACACAGTGCATATACTTAATGCTGACTGTCTGCAGCACGTAAAACCTG GAGCATTCATAGTAAATACTGGAAGTTGCCAACTTATAGATGATTGTGCACTCAAACAGCTATTGATTGATGGTACAATAGCTGGTTGTGCATTGGATGGTGCTGAAGGCCCACAATGGATGGAAGCCTGG GTAAGGGAGATGCCAAATGTTTTGATTCTTCCTCGAAGTGCTGACTACAGTGAAGAAGTGTGGATGGAAATAAGAGAGAAAGCAGTTACGATATTGCAgtcctttttctttgatgGTGCAGTTCCAAGTAGTGCAATATCTGATGAAGATGAAGGAATTAGTGAAGCTGGAAATGAAGACGATCAACTAGAAGAAAAGGTAAGCAGTTCGCAAGCTTTTGACTTGGAGCAACAAACAGATGAAAGTCAGTTAAAAATGGAGTATGAAAAAAGGAGAGCCATATCCCAGCATAAAGAACCTCAAACGTCTGGTAGATCTCAACATATAGTTTCCCGATCAGAAGGAAGGCACAGCCGTTCtggaaagaaagggaaaaagagaccTGCTCGCCGCAGATCTCAACAGAAAACAGATGAATTATCCACCGTAGAGAGTGGCAGTAATTATTCCTCACGCAGAGATGATGACACTGCAATGAGTGGAAGGGACCAGGTATTAAGTTCCAGTTCACGATTTGCGTCTCCTGAGGACTCAAAATACAAGCAAAAATCTCCTGCGAAATCCCCAATGGAAATAACTTCTGAGAAGAAGTTGCCTGCAGTTCCCAGAAGGAAATATCCTGATACACTCAAAGATGGTTTTGTTGTAGCCTTGAGAACAAAAGATAATTCAGGGTTCCATGTTGCAAGACAAAGActtgctggtggtggtggttggatCCTTGATATTGTGTCAAATGCTACAAACAGGGATCCTGCTGCTCAATTTCTAGTCACTTTCAAAAACGAG GATACCATGGGGTTACGTTCCTTCGTCGCTGGTGGTAAACTATTGCAG ATTAATAGGAGGATGGAGTTTGTGTTTGCAAGTCATACATTTGATGTTTGGGAGAGCTGGATGCTGGAGGGGTCCTTGTTGGAGGGTTGCAAACTTATCAATTGCAGAAATTCATCG GCTGTATTGGACGTCTGTATCGAGATCCTTGCAGCTGCGAGTGAAGAAGATGGAGTCACTCGGTGGCTAGATTAG